In Aestuariibaculum lutulentum, one DNA window encodes the following:
- a CDS encoding efflux RND transporter permease subunit has product MLKTFVERPVLSTVISIIVVILGVMGLATLPVEQYPDIAPPTITVNANYAGASAETIMESVVIPIEEQINGVEGMTYITSVASNAGTATITVFFDQDTDPDIAAVNVQNRVSRATPLLPQEVIQAGVQTNKQQTSALMFLSFYSTNPDYDGIFLQNYLKINVIPTMQRVKGVGNVTVFSLQDYAMRIWLKPEKLTAYNINPSDVVAALREQSLEASAGALGENSGESFSYTIKYSGRFKTEEQYSDIIIKALNNGQYLRLKDIADIELAAQSYAYSASTLGYPSVNMGIFQTSGSNAQEIIETIKSELERLEKDFPEGIELIIPFDTNEFLEASIEKVVHTLVEAFILVFLVVFIFLQDFRSTLIPAIAVPVAIIGTFFFLNVFGFSVNLLTLFALVLAIGIVVDDAIVVVEAVHAKLDQGEKDGKKATLDAMHEITGAIISITLVMAAVFIPVTFVQGPTGVFYKQFGVTLVVAILISALNALTLSPALCALFLKGHDDEHHHKNKNLLQRFYAAFNAGFSAITERYGRSLRFLYKNKIVTLLILVLACVGIWWSAKTTPTGFVPSEDRGVLFLDVQLPPGASADRTMAVTNLIYERGMKIEGVEAITVVNGRSLINGAGSNYGLGFIKLYDWSERETEELSVNAITKKFFAMAAQIPEAKIIFFAPPSIPGFGLSSGFEVNLLDKSGGDVKGLDESTQNFLSSLMKHPEIQYAQTAFNTGYPQYELEINVPVAKKYGVSVSSIFSTLQGYIGGIYAADFARFGKQYRVYIQALPENRTDLSSLNKLYIRTGSGDMAPITQFVSLKRVYGPQSVTRFNLFSSAKITGASNPGYSSGDAIAIVNQEAENLPATLEIAYSGLSREEVSAGNQTTIIFMLCLLFVYFLLSAQYESYILPLSVLLSLPVGIFGAFITTRLMGLENNVFFQIALIMLVGLLAKNAILIVEFAIQRRRQGESLVDAAIHGAKARLRPILMTSFAFILGLMPLVLAKGVGAEGNKSIGTGAVGGMLIGTILGVFIIPILFIVFQWLQEKVSRKPITKTIES; this is encoded by the coding sequence ATGTTAAAAACATTTGTAGAAAGACCAGTGTTATCGACGGTAATATCTATTATCGTTGTAATTTTAGGTGTAATGGGGCTTGCTACGCTTCCTGTTGAACAATATCCCGATATTGCCCCGCCAACCATTACAGTTAATGCAAACTATGCTGGAGCCAGCGCAGAAACCATTATGGAGAGTGTTGTTATTCCTATTGAAGAACAAATAAATGGTGTTGAGGGAATGACCTATATTACTTCTGTAGCTTCAAATGCAGGTACAGCAACCATTACTGTTTTTTTCGATCAGGATACAGACCCAGATATTGCCGCTGTAAATGTTCAGAATCGAGTTTCTCGAGCAACACCTTTATTACCTCAGGAAGTAATTCAGGCTGGAGTGCAAACCAATAAGCAACAAACTTCCGCGTTAATGTTCTTGTCGTTTTACTCTACTAATCCGGATTACGATGGTATATTTCTTCAGAATTATTTAAAAATAAATGTTATTCCCACGATGCAACGTGTAAAAGGGGTAGGTAATGTTACGGTATTTTCTTTACAGGATTATGCGATGCGTATCTGGTTAAAACCAGAAAAACTAACCGCTTATAATATTAATCCATCAGATGTCGTTGCTGCATTAAGAGAGCAAAGTTTAGAAGCTTCGGCAGGAGCTTTGGGAGAAAATAGTGGAGAATCGTTTTCATACACCATAAAATATAGCGGCCGTTTTAAAACCGAAGAACAGTATAGCGATATTATTATTAAAGCTTTGAATAACGGGCAGTATTTACGTTTAAAAGATATTGCCGATATAGAATTGGCAGCGCAGTCTTATGCATATAGCGCAAGCACTTTAGGTTACCCTAGTGTGAATATGGGGATTTTTCAAACCTCTGGGTCTAACGCACAAGAAATTATTGAAACGATTAAAAGTGAACTGGAACGATTAGAAAAAGATTTTCCAGAAGGGATTGAACTCATCATTCCATTCGATACCAATGAATTTTTAGAGGCTTCTATTGAAAAGGTGGTTCACACCCTTGTAGAAGCTTTTATTTTAGTGTTTCTTGTGGTTTTCATCTTCTTACAGGATTTTAGGTCGACTTTAATTCCTGCTATAGCTGTCCCAGTAGCCATTATAGGAACCTTCTTTTTCCTGAATGTTTTTGGTTTCTCGGTGAATTTATTAACGCTTTTTGCTTTGGTACTTGCCATAGGTATTGTTGTTGACGATGCCATTGTGGTTGTCGAAGCAGTACATGCTAAATTAGATCAAGGAGAAAAGGATGGCAAAAAAGCGACTCTTGATGCGATGCATGAAATAACAGGAGCTATTATTTCTATAACTTTAGTTATGGCTGCAGTATTTATACCGGTAACCTTTGTACAAGGCCCAACAGGGGTGTTTTATAAACAGTTTGGGGTAACCTTAGTTGTGGCGATTTTAATTTCTGCTCTTAATGCCTTAACCTTAAGCCCTGCGTTGTGTGCATTGTTTTTAAAAGGGCATGACGATGAACATCACCATAAAAATAAAAATCTTTTACAACGATTTTACGCAGCCTTTAATGCCGGTTTTAGTGCTATAACAGAACGCTACGGACGGTCATTACGGTTCCTGTATAAAAATAAAATTGTTACACTTTTAATATTGGTTTTAGCTTGTGTTGGTATATGGTGGTCGGCTAAAACAACGCCAACGGGTTTTGTTCCAAGTGAAGATAGAGGTGTTTTGTTTTTAGATGTTCAGTTACCTCCCGGAGCTTCAGCCGATAGAACTATGGCTGTTACCAATTTAATTTATGAACGAGGAATGAAAATAGAGGGCGTTGAGGCCATTACTGTGGTTAATGGTAGAAGTTTAATAAACGGAGCAGGAAGTAATTATGGTTTAGGCTTTATTAAACTTTATGATTGGAGTGAACGTGAAACAGAGGAGTTGTCGGTAAACGCGATTACCAAAAAGTTTTTTGCTATGGCAGCTCAAATTCCCGAAGCAAAAATAATTTTCTTCGCACCGCCAAGTATTCCAGGTTTTGGATTGTCGTCTGGTTTTGAAGTCAACCTTTTAGATAAATCTGGGGGTGATGTTAAAGGTTTAGATGAATCTACTCAGAACTTTTTGAGTAGTTTAATGAAGCACCCAGAAATTCAATATGCTCAAACAGCTTTTAATACAGGATATCCACAGTATGAATTAGAGATAAATGTACCAGTAGCCAAAAAATATGGGGTGTCGGTAAGTAGTATTTTTTCAACATTGCAAGGGTATATTGGGGGAATTTACGCAGCAGATTTTGCTCGGTTTGGTAAACAGTATCGCGTATATATTCAGGCCTTACCAGAAAATCGCACCGATTTAAGTTCCTTGAATAAATTATATATCAGAACAGGAAGTGGAGATATGGCACCAATTACTCAGTTTGTGTCATTAAAAAGAGTTTATGGTCCTCAGTCTGTAACGCGATTTAATCTGTTTAGTTCAGCGAAAATTACCGGAGCGTCAAATCCGGGTTATAGTTCGGGTGATGCCATTGCTATTGTAAATCAAGAAGCCGAAAATTTACCCGCAACTTTAGAAATAGCATATTCTGGATTATCGAGAGAAGAAGTAAGTGCAGGAAATCAAACCACGATAATATTCATGTTGTGTTTATTGTTTGTTTACTTTTTGCTGTCAGCACAATACGAAAGTTACATTTTACCATTATCGGTTCTGTTGTCGTTACCTGTTGGGATTTTTGGTGCCTTTATTACTACCCGATTAATGGGGTTAGAAAATAATGTGTTTTTCCAGATAGCTTTAATTATGTTAGTTGGTTTATTAGCTAAGAATGCCATTTTAATTGTAGAATTTGCTATTCAAAGAAGACGCCAGGGCGAATCGTTAGTCGATGCTGCCATTCATGGAGCCAAAGCGCGTTTACGACCAATTTTAATGACTTCTTTTGCATTTATTTTAGGATTAATGCCTTTGGTATTGGCTAAAGGCGTTGGGGCCGAAGGGAATAAATCTATTGGAACCGGTGCTGTCGGAGGTATGTTAATAGGAACCATTTTGGGTGTGTTTATTATTCCAATTCTATTTATTGTATTTCAGTGGTTACAAGAAAAAGTATCTCGAAAACCTATAACTAAAACTATTGAATCGTGA
- a CDS encoding TolC family protein, translating to MKVSYITYKHYNKGLLVVLLAFVFQGCFVAKNYERPELEETEDLFRTDNLPTDSLSMADVSWKELFTDEYLQKYIDSALQNNLDIRIAIQQIAISQAYLKQGKAGYFPTLNGSASASRTYFSENSQQGIVLTPLGRDHVDQFDLSGTMAWEADIWGKIRSTKRAYEAGLLQSVAAHQAVKTQLVSLIASTYYQLLALDAQLEITKQTVVTREKGVETIKALKEAGQVTQVAVDQNIAQYNSAKVLEVDLEAAIFKAENTLSILLGITPQNFERSHLDSQHIDTELKLGVPATLLSNRPDVMQAEYGLIQSFELSNVARSYYYPSLTLTASGGLQSLNSNNWFDASSLFVSMLGGLTQPIFNGRQIRTQNEVAKAQQEQALLNFKKTILVAGTEVSNALYMYNAEITKYDFVKNQVEALRKAEENSDELLQNGFGTYLDLLTARENVLNAELNIIDNKLQQLLSIINLYQALGGGWK from the coding sequence ATGAAAGTGTCGTATATAACATACAAGCATTATAATAAAGGCCTTTTGGTAGTTCTTTTGGCTTTTGTTTTTCAGGGGTGTTTTGTCGCTAAAAACTATGAGCGCCCTGAGTTGGAAGAAACTGAAGATTTATTTAGAACAGACAATTTACCAACCGACAGTCTTTCTATGGCTGATGTGTCTTGGAAGGAATTGTTTACCGATGAATATCTTCAGAAATATATTGATTCTGCACTTCAAAACAATTTAGATATTCGAATAGCAATTCAGCAAATTGCAATTTCTCAAGCCTATTTAAAACAGGGTAAAGCAGGTTATTTTCCCACTTTAAATGGGAGTGCCTCGGCTTCAAGAACCTATTTTTCAGAAAATAGCCAGCAGGGAATTGTTTTAACTCCTTTGGGTAGAGATCATGTCGATCAGTTTGATCTTTCAGGAACAATGGCATGGGAAGCAGATATCTGGGGGAAAATTCGAAGTACAAAACGTGCTTATGAGGCCGGTTTGTTGCAATCGGTAGCGGCACATCAGGCTGTTAAAACCCAATTGGTATCTCTTATAGCTTCAACCTATTATCAATTATTGGCTTTAGATGCGCAATTAGAAATAACAAAACAAACTGTGGTTACTCGAGAAAAGGGCGTCGAAACTATAAAGGCATTAAAAGAAGCCGGACAGGTAACTCAGGTAGCGGTCGATCAAAATATTGCTCAGTATAATAGTGCTAAAGTTTTAGAAGTGGATTTAGAAGCTGCTATTTTTAAAGCCGAAAACACTTTAAGTATATTACTAGGCATTACGCCTCAAAATTTTGAACGAAGTCATTTAGATAGTCAGCATATCGATACTGAATTAAAATTGGGTGTGCCAGCAACTCTTCTAAGTAACCGTCCAGATGTGATGCAGGCCGAATACGGATTAATACAGTCGTTTGAATTAAGTAATGTCGCTCGAAGTTATTATTATCCATCATTAACGCTTACTGCTTCTGGAGGATTACAAAGTTTAAATTCAAATAACTGGTTTGATGCGAGTTCCCTTTTTGTAAGCATGCTTGGCGGATTAACACAACCTATTTTTAACGGAAGACAAATTAGAACCCAAAACGAAGTTGCAAAAGCACAACAAGAACAGGCACTGCTTAATTTTAAGAAAACAATTTTAGTTGCAGGAACAGAAGTTTCAAATGCTTTGTATATGTACAATGCCGAAATAACAAAATACGATTTTGTAAAAAATCAGGTGGAAGCTTTAAGGAAGGCTGAAGAGAATTCAGATGAATTATTACAAAATGGTTTCGGAACTTATTTAGATCTTTTAACTGCCAGAGAAAACGTGTTAAATGCTGAATTAAATATAATTGATAATAAGTTACAGCAACTCTTGTCGATTATAAATTTATATCAGGCCTTAGGTGGAGGGTGGAAATAA
- a CDS encoding TetR/AcrR family transcriptional regulator, whose product MTTKEEVLECSVSNFTKFGSKRFTMDELASELGISKKTIYKFFDSKEDLVIQCVELLIKNYKNELTSIEGDPISSIILIYKKAFQHIAHFKPSFIFGLKKYYPKANLVFDEFRDYILNTIIYPFLLIAQTDGIIRPEVNLRLFCDLYFVRFEEIALKNNTFFDNYTNEELLNHFIVYNLQGITVEGYKIDFE is encoded by the coding sequence ATGACTACAAAGGAAGAGGTTTTAGAGTGTTCGGTTTCAAACTTTACCAAGTTTGGAAGCAAGCGTTTTACAATGGATGAGCTTGCTTCAGAGCTTGGAATTTCAAAAAAAACAATTTATAAGTTTTTCGATAGTAAAGAAGATTTAGTCATTCAATGTGTCGAGTTACTGATTAAGAATTACAAAAATGAATTAACAAGTATTGAAGGCGATCCTATTTCCTCCATCATTTTAATCTACAAAAAGGCTTTTCAACATATAGCTCATTTTAAACCATCATTCATTTTTGGTCTTAAAAAATATTATCCTAAGGCTAATTTGGTTTTCGATGAGTTTAGGGATTATATCTTAAATACCATTATTTATCCGTTTTTATTAATAGCTCAAACAGATGGTATTATTAGGCCTGAGGTTAATTTAAGGCTGTTTTGCGATTTGTATTTTGTTCGTTTCGAGGAGATAGCACTTAAGAACAATACCTTTTTTGATAATTATACCAATGAAGAACTTTTAAATCATTTTATCGTTTATAACTTACAAGGGATTACTGTTGAAGGTTATAAAATAGATTTTGAATAG